The following are encoded together in the Triticum dicoccoides isolate Atlit2015 ecotype Zavitan chromosome 6B, WEW_v2.0, whole genome shotgun sequence genome:
- the LOC119326520 gene encoding cytochrome P450 734A2-like — MGDEMEAAAWAWAWRGWLTWRAAAVLLSAWLALHVAARVADAVWWRPRRLEAHFAAQGVRGPPYRFLLGSVKEMVGLMVEASSKPMSPPTSHNALPRVLAFYHYWRKIYGPTFLIWFGPTPRLTVAEPELILEIFLTRADAFDRYEAHPVVRQLEGDGLVSLHGDKWALHRRVLGDAFYPDNLNRLVPHVGKSVAALAEKWREMAAADGSGEVEVDVAEWFQEVTEEAITRATFGGSYNDGRVVFGMQSQLMAFASEAFRKVLVPGYRFMPTKKNWLSWKLDRDIRRSLTRLIGRRSDEAAAAVKAAEGEKADTGSFRDLLGLMINASQRTTRAPAAKAIPVHDMVEECKTFFFAGKQTTTNLLTWATVLLAMHPEWQERARREVLDVCGSDDPSKEHLPGLKMLGMIINETLRLYPPAVATIRRAKADVRLSDGCMIPRDMELLIPIMAIHHDARYWGQDAAQFNPARFANGAARAAKHPLAFIPFGLGSRMCVGQNLARLEAKLTMAILLQRFEIRTSPKYVHAPTVLMLLYPQYGAPLIFRPLASQPSADSTTCSSPRPEFLCQN; from the exons ATGGGGGACGAGAtggaggcggcggcgtgggcgtGGGCATGGCGCGGCTGGCTGACGTGGCGCGCGGCGGCCGTGCTGCTGTCGGCGTGGCTGGCGCTGCACgtggcggcgcgggtggcggaCGCGGTGTGGTGGCGGCCGCGGCGGCTGGAGGCGCACTTCGCGGCGCAGGGCGTGCGCGGGCCGCCGTACCGGTTCCTGCTGGGCTCGGTGAAGGAGATGGTGGGGCTCATGGTGGAGGCCTCCTCCAAGCCCATGTCGCCGCCCACCTCCCACAACGCGCTCCCCCGCGTCCTCGCCTTCTACCACTACTGGCGGAAGATCTACG GTCCGACGTTCTTGATATGGTTCGGGCCGACGCCGCGGCTGACGGTAGCGGAGCCGGAGCTGATCCTGGAGATCTTCCTGACCCGCGCCGACGCCTTCGACCGCTACGAGGCACACCCCGTCGTGCGCCAGCTCGAGGGGGACGGCCTCGTCAGCCTCCACGGGGACAAGTGGGCGCTCCACCGCCGCGTCCTCGGCGACGCTTTCTACCCCGACAACCTCAAC CGCCTGGTGCCGCACGTCGGCAAGTCGGTGGCCGCGCTGGCGGAGAAGTGGCGAGAGATGGCGGCGGCCGACGGCAGCGGCGAGGTGGAAGTAGACGTGGCGGAGTGGTTCCAGgaggtgacggaggaggccatcacgCGCGCCACCTTCGGCGGCAGCTACAACGACGGCCGCGTGGTGTTCGGCATGCAGAGCCAGCTGATGGCCTTCGCCTCCGAGGCGTTCCGCAAGGTCCTCGTCCCAGGCTACCGGTTCATGCCGACCAAGAAGAACTGGCTGTCGTGGAAGCTGGACAGGGATATCCGGCGGAGCCTGACCAGGCTCATCGGCCGGCGCAGCGACGAGGCGGCCGCCGCCGTGAAAGCCGCCGAGGGTGAGAAGGCCGACACCGGGAGCTTCCGCGACTTGCTCGGGCTGATGATCAATGCCAGCCAGAGGACGACGCGGGCGCCGGCGGCGAAAGCGATCCCGGTACATGACATGGTGGAGGAGTGCAAGACGTTCTTCttcgccgggaagcagacgacgacgAACCTGCTGACGTGGGCCACCGTGCTCCTCGCCATGCACCCAGAGTGGCAAGAGCGCGCCCGGCGCGAGGTCCTCGACGTGTGCGGCTCCGACGACCCCTCCAAGGAGCACCTCCCCGGGCTGAAAATG CTGGGCATGATCATAAACGAGACGCTCCGGCTGTACCCGCCGGCGGTGGCCACGATCCGGCGCGCCAAGGCCGACGTGCGGCTCTCGGACGGGTGCATGATCCCGCGCGACATGGAGCTGCTCATCCCGATCATGGCCATCCACCACGACGCTCGGTACTGGGGCCAGGACGCGGCGCAGTTCAACCCCGCGCGGTTCGCCAACGGGGCGGCCAGGGCGGCGAAGCACCCGCTGGCGTTCATACCCTTCGGGCTCGGGTCCCGGATGTGCGTCGGCCAGAACCTGGCGCGCCTGGAGGCCAAGCTAACCATGGCCATCCTCCTGCAGCGGTTCGAGATCCGGACGTCCCCCAAGTACGTGCACGCGCCGACGGTGCTGATGCTCCTCTACCCGCAGTACGGGGCGCCGTTGATCTTCCGCCCGCTGGCATCGCAGCCGTCGGCGGATTCTACTACGTGCTCCTCTCCGAGACCCGAATTCTTGTGTCAAAACTGA